Below is a genomic region from Erigeron canadensis isolate Cc75 chromosome 7, C_canadensis_v1, whole genome shotgun sequence.
TGTTGTCCtttttgcggaggaggtgagtatatttgcatacctttatgtatatgttggatcaattgaccacatcatgttgaagccttttgtccatggtggttttgaccatttcatgttgaagtttgtaaatccatctgtggtaattgatgcggcatgagcccatgtggggcattgtgattatgaggcctaagaacctccaaGGCCTAAGAATTCCGATAAATGTGAttgatatgattgtttagcttatatggatccatatatgtgttgttagtgtgcaaggtgaacatgtaaatgtgacatgacggtgtcataggttacatgtaaaagtccttgtactttgccctccttcgtattcgtaaatgtatgcaagtatattcactaagcctttgcttatatttttagttgtttacccttttataggtagttctggaagaaggaactagtatTGACGGTTGGAAAGTGTTGATCTAGAGCTTGAAGTGAAGTTTTTGCAAGACTtgaggtatttaggtcatttgTGGAagaatgacgatcttttggttAGAGACTTAGTTGTCCCTCCTCTATTGGCTGTACATAATGTTTTGATGTCTTACTTTTGTCATATTTATGTAAATGGTCAAGTGCAAGTTCTTTTGGAAAGTTGTATAACTGAGTTTTGGGCGAAAattgtgtcaaaatgggtaaatgacccatttgataaTGTTCATGGTTTTTGAAATTAGATGATGTTGTAAACCtgtttaaaatgtgtctatgtTGTTCTTGGTAACCTTTGGAATGTCTTTATGAAGTTCATGTTGATTTGTGAAGGTTGCAAGTTTGTTCAAGTGTTGAAATGGTTTAGAGTTGCTGATCAGGtagctcactgcggcgcagtggaatcccacgtaaagttttggtttttctctactgcggcgcagtgggagagtgtctaacccactgcggcgcagtggggcagtTTCACTTTCTGTCCGAGtctttccactgcggcgcagtggggagtgctcaacccactgcggcgcagtggcgtatataaaaaaatatatatatttgtattttcggtttatcgagtccaGTTCTTTcagatattatttttaaattctaaTAAATCTTGTTTTATGGATAGATACATGTTAAACTCTAAATCGTTTGAATTTTATGTATATTCAACATTTGGTGCAtccatcttttatatttatatatagaatagaATTTGCTACATCCACCAccattatttatatgtatgtaaaacTTTATGCAtccattatttataattataatttacacattcataactttataatttataactttgTGCATCCATAAATTTGATGCATCCACCATTGTTTGTGTATGAAAACCTTATACATccataatttatagtttataattttgtgcattcatttttataacttataacttTGTGCATCCATAAATTTGTTTTACAAAATTAAAGCAGATGCAACAACCaatgatataaattttgttattttaaaaattgatgtttttaatttaactGACGGAAGTTTTTCTGTTTCATACGTACAAGGAAGTTACAACAATATGTGGTTACATTTTCAAACTAGTAAAAATTgaaagtttaattaaaaaaactcatCCCAGGTTATAATTCCTTTTTTACCCCTTGTTCttaccattcttattttaaactcGTTCTCACTGGAaagttaccctatatatatatatatataggtagagATCCtgaaagaaggtgtcttaaggagtgaagggagagaaggtcctataaGCCAATTAGAatgcgacatgtgtcaaaatgaaaaaaaaatttgcggtagcattttggtaaataaatcaaacttctTTGAAGCTtcgtcagcctgggttctgggtcagcttggtaggtcagcttcagcttggtttggtcagcttgggttctaggttagcttggttggtcagcttggtctgggtcagcttgggttctaaTCAGCTTtgttggtcagcatgatcagtttagtcagcttggggtcaggttgggtcaggttcGGTTAGATTGGGGTTGGGTCAAGTTCGGTTAgattggggttgggtcagcttggggtctgagtcaggttgggtcagcttggttagcttgggttgggtcagcttgacacaatctacacaaatgtagattatgggttttgggtcagcttggggtcaggttgggtcagcttgggatctggttcaggttgggttgggttagcttgacacaatctacacaaatgtagattatgggttttggtcagcttggggtcaggttgggtcagcttggggttgggttgggtcagcttagggtctggttcaggttgggtcagcttggttagcttgggctgggtcagcttgacacaatccacacaaatgtagattatgggttttagGTCAACTTGGGgtcgggttgggtcagcttggggtctagttcaggttgggttgggtcagcttgacacaatctacacaaatgtagattatgggttttggtcagcttggggtcaggttgggtcagcttggggttgggttgggtcagcttggggtctgggtcaagttgggtcagcttcgttagcttgggttgggtcagcttgacacaaaactacacataatctacacaaatgtagatcccaagcttACCCAGATTCCAGGCTGACtaagctgacccataacccaggttgaccaagctgacccaaccaagctgacagaccaagctgatcataaccgaaggtgacccagacccaagctggcctgacaaaagtttgatttatttacaaaaatgccaccgcgttttttttaaatccacatgtcacgttctgattggttcataagaccttctctcccttctctccttaagacaccttcttatttgatatctctcctatatatatattatttggatGTGCTCGTGTGAACTAtcttaagaaatatatatactattaagcTTGAATTATGTTACCTTTGAAATTGTACAACCGGTTCgtctttaaaatttttaaatttgctaTCACCAACATGTTGGTAAATTATATCATTGCCGAAACATTTGAGATTATCTTTCTTGATCAACAAGTTTGCATtgcaaatttttataaataatatataaatttattatcaatagattgaattaaattatatacaatTGTGAGTCGGTCTTGCAACAAGCACGAGTATTAGTGTTAGTTTTCTTATAAAACTCTCACACCACATGTGACGTTTTTATTGTggcttatttattttataataataataataaaagttccATAAGAACCAAAACCACAATATGTATATGCAGCAAGTATACgagtatattaaaattttagctTTGATTGCATGTTCGGGAGTCGTAGGTCCTCAACATTCCTATACTTTAGAAATAGAAACAGCATAGTTTGTcgtcttttaaaaaaaaaaaaaatttggtgatAAAACGAAATTTATGAGAACAtactattatctttttttttaaacataagtTGTCTAAACATAAGTTGTCTTAACTAAACAGCCAAAAAGACTTGAACAATATAAATAGCCAACGCAATAAAATTCGTATGAAGAAAACACTTTCTGATGTCAAATTCCAAAAACCAGCGAGAGGTTCCCCACTCTTCTTTGATCCGTCTTAGGGCCGAGTGGCAACAGCCTCGAACCAAGCGGAAGTGTGATGTGTCTGGAAAGTCGGAGAAGAGTAGGTCCTATTTCTATTTTTTGATCAATTCGATTGGAGTCTCCGAAGTCCTTGATTGATGGTCCACTTAGCATTAATGCTAATTAGCAGCCGCTTTTTTTGTAAGGCGACATACTTTCCACGGATTCCACGGTAGCAGTAGTTCTAGCTCTACATTAGGAGGAGGGGGCACTATCTAAAACAAGAGAATGGGACACTAAAGTGTGCTAGAAAATATGATGATGCACCCTTGAAGAGAAAAATATGACATCCGAATATACAGGTGTGTACTCTAAGTTTAACACAATAAAAATGAGCATAATCTTAATTAAGCTTTTGGAACAGAAGTATCAGACCTAAGCTAGCTCAATATTCAATATCATGAGCCACAATCCATCCATCAAACATTTAAAAGACGTTATTTTGTGGTTGTTTTTACCTAGTGATCCCCGTTGGGTTACTTTCCCATCTCCTTGCAAGAAATGTTAACCTAGTTTCACAGCAATTGGTTACGTTTTACTCCATCAATGTGTTTGTAATAAGAGTAATGTAAAAAATCAAGCAGCTCAAAAAAGGcactataaattataaaacaaagcTACTTGTTACCTTCATTATGCCTTGGTTCATCATGCACATATGAGTGTATCTAGTAACGACTACATTGTTTAAACAAGTAAAAAACCATCAGAAAATGTACATGTTATTAGTTTTACAACGGAAATACTTCAGGcaaaaaaaatgtcaaagaGGAGATATCAACAGTGGGCGAGAATCAAAGAATTTGTTGTCCAGAAAAACTAGGGGTTCTTAGCTAGGAGTACTCTTCTCAGATGGAAAGCTTCGCCTTGATTTCCATTGAGTAACCTTTTCTCTAAATAACATGCAGTTAACTGCCTCAACAGTCTCTCCAGATAAGAATGCAAGCAGCTTCTTTTATCTTTCAGGATTGGATTTGTTGATAAGATCATGGCATTTACTGCATCTGCCACATTCTCTCTTTGTGAATCTTCTAGTAGATATCCCGTTGGGGATTTTATTGGCTCTTCATATGCCAACAAAGCAGCACAATCCTACACATGACATCATTTCTTGAAAACAGTACCAATCTCGTGTTCATTACATGGTGGCTAATAGGTGGGTAAATTGGGCAACTTGGGTTCAGGTCAAAAAACAACAAGTCAGGCCGGGATGGATTGTTTATTACagcaatattatatatatatatatatatattgtgttgacAAGAAAGTATTCCAGTAATAAGAgaaacttataaaataaaataatcttaGGAtgtttttatgcattaaaaaataCACAGTTGAGCAACTATTAATCTGTTAGACCCATTTATACCCTTTTGTTAGACCCATTTATACCCTTTTGTTATATGCTACTAAAGCCTGTTTGGACCGCTGGagcaaaaagcaaaaaaaaaaaagaatcttgTGGCCACCCAACAAAATTGGCAGGTCCATTAATAGATTAGTTAAAATTGCTGCCACGGCTGTTAACAACATGGAGGGTGGGCGGTCAAGTGATTGGTCAGATGATTGTGACGAGTTGAAATGGGTTGGAGTGACCTACCAACAATCTTGTgtactttttagttttatgtacTGCTGATATACTTAATATGAACTGCGAAAACAATTCAAATATTTTCGATTTTTCGCTGCTAAGACCGCCCATATATTGATGATAGAAGCTAGCATTAGTGGCCACCCaacattttttcacattttccaTTTTTTGGTAATTAACGAAAACAGATACAATTAGGTGGCCTGTAAAGCAGTTTTCAACGTATAACAGGAGGCCTTAATAAAagggtttttttatattttttttatgtttagaaCAGCAAGGGCCGGGCCACGGATATCCGGACTGGTTAACGTGGACTTAAGACCCGTTTCCCTCCCCCCTCCccgccccacccggtaaatGCTCCACGAAGGCCCAGGAAACCTAAAGCCTGTAAATCTCACGCCGGAGAgtatcgaacctgagacctcaCGGACAAACGTCCTATAATTGGGTTTTAGCTGGGTAAAATTGGTTGACTTTTAACTGTTCAACTGAATTAATCTACTGTCATATAATTGGGTTGAAATTGCTAACTCCAGATCCTAGACCCATGTAAACGTAGTAAAAGTAAATTTACATACAAACTAAGAAAACATAAAATGGCTAGATAGATTGTTTATGAAGCTGAGGATTTAAGTTCGGTAATTACCATAAGAAAATCTTCATACTCTTTCACCttataaaacttttcaaaaCCAGTCCTCCCATAATCCAAAGCTTCCCCCAGGCTTCCAACCTGCAAAAGATAAAAGATCCACAGAAAGGTACTTTTACTTATTCATATCCAATTCAGCTTTCGAGCATTGCAAACCAGCCTTCAGAATTTTATAGACTATTAATCTTAAGGCATAGAGAAGCCATATGAAGAAAGAACCAGGCTTCACACacaataagaaagaaaaatcatatatactGATGGTCACTCGCATGCAATAACcatatgataataaaaaaaacctgcCGAAAAGTTCACCCTAATCCTTATAGTTAAGCCATAGacacaaaaaatgaaaaggaaaaaatcaTTACCCGAACCAGTTCAATAAACTTCTGACAATGAAGCATAAGACAAATAGCTGATGTATCTTCCTGCAGGGAGAAATTATTTTCATGAGAATCAATATCAtacaaaaatcaaagaaaagtaAAGTATTAGCATATCTAACTTGTAGCATTTTGAATGAAATGAACAAGAGAACTGAATGTCATATCAAAAACCTATGAACTTAAAACTTGCAGTCATAAAAACAACGTACTACTTTGAAGCATACAATTCaaactaaaatatagatatgaaaTCCGTTACTAACTGATcaccaagatttgaaagttaatGTAATAATCAATACTTCCTTGAAAGCTGAGATATTAATATTACACCCTTGTGTTTGTAAAACTGGTAACTGAAAAAGTAAGCTCTAAAAGAGTACACTCTGATAAATAGAATTGTAATGGAAAGGTCAAAAGGCTGTTCAGTTTTGTACTGCAGAAAGACTGAGTAGGCAGATGCATCCATTCATTTGGGGGGAGAGAAGAGAAAGGAGGAAGAGAGATAGGAGGGCCGGGGAGTAACAacgataaaagaaaatataaaagcaTTATCAAATGTATTAGACTCATCACCTGGATAGTTGATGGATACCACTCACGTAGCTTACCCAATGCGTCATCAATTTGACCATCCCTTATTAACTTCAAACAAAAAGGAACAAAAAAGTGCAAGTGAGTCCAATTCCACGAACACCGTAATAAAGGAAAATATGTTAGTGCAGATAATACATGTACTTTAACAAGTTCAGGCTGGAAAAAGAGCCAAAGAGGTTCATCTAAATACAGGTTGATCTGCGAACACTCTTTGTCCAATTTTTGAATTCTATATAATAAATGATGTCATAACGACTGCAGAAAATGAAGAATCTAGATCTATGAATACAAAAACATATAAGTAATAGTATGCATTAAAAAAAGAGATTTTGGGCAACTTTCAACCCCTCTGATCTATTTGACCCGTTTAAGATTGAACAGAACCAAATACGGCCCATTCGTAAGCGAAGGGGCCAAAATCATGACCTATGCATATTATAAATTACAGAACTTCAAAATACCCGGGTTACTCTAAAAAAAAGCAGAATAAGGTGTCAAACACAAGCAATTGACTTGATTAGATTGAAAGAGATagttatgaaaaatatataactataattgTGCCTCTAACCACATATtaagtaaataactttattcTTCTTTTAATACCACTTCAAAAGTTATTTAAAACATAGAGTTCGCAACCattacaaagaaaaacatgaacCATAGAAATGTTAAGGTTCATATTTAACTTGCCATAGTTGTTAATTTGTGGCTCCAAATCAAATTTCAGGCTCTCGATTGGACCCGTAAGGGTCATGACATACATATGTACATAGAGACACATAAGATACATCTACATCCAAATACAACTAATAAGTTTGAgcttattcatatatatatatatatatatatggggggaAGTGAAGGTGGGGTTGTCCcacacccaacttaggtgtgaCAACCCcacactcacttttcccatatatatatatatatatatatatggggaaaatgagtatggggttgttccccatctaaacTTAGATGGGAGACAACCCCATtccatactcacttcccccatatatatatatatatatatatataatgtaggAAAAAGAaatctaaaacaaaaattaacaaaaaaatagaGTATTCTCGTTTCAAATCCATCCAAACTCTCTTTCACATTTCTCgagaaaagaaacaaaatctTGTCTTTCCAATATCCAAGAAAAATCAACACCCTCTGcttcaaaataaaattactctCTACTTGTACTCTCCCTAGTCTCCCTTACAAAAAATAATGACGGCAAATTATGGTGTAGGTGTATGACCGGCAACGAGGCAGTAGATGTGAACAGCTATTACGTGTTAAGGGTGTGCGACTAACTATGGTACTCTTTTTACCAAACTAATTCGAGTTCCGAGTCAACCTGACTCAGAATGAGTCAGTCAGTGAGTCGTGAGTCAGGGTCCATGAGTTACTGACTTAGACTTAAACGTCAgcattttttatatgtaaaccGACTCGAGTCTTATGAAGTTGTCAAGCATGAACCTAACCCAACATTTATATTGTTAAAGATAACTAGATAAACCTTTATTTTGAAAGAGAGAGAAGAGATGAAGATTTTTTGTGAGTTCTCACATAAAGTAAATGGAAGTAAACGGGATCTAAGTAAGACCCCACTGTCCCCACAAGTAAATCTTCCTCGCCCCATAATTAGATAAACCTTTACTTTGAAAGAGATGGAAGAGATGAAGATTTTTTGTGAGTTCTCAGATCAAGTAAATGGAAGTAAACGGGATCTAACTAAGACCCCACAAGTAAATCTTCCTCACTCCTTAAAGACCATAGAAGACAAAATGAGAATGCTATTATGAATTATATAGACTTGTTTCTTCTATGTAATGACATCATACCTGTCGAAGAATTTTTCTATGGTTCAATGCATACATGTTATGCTCGTTGAGACCATTATTCTGATAAGTAATAGGTGGAACTGATGCTTTGGTAGCCTCATCAAAGACTGTCAGAGTTTCCTCGTAACCATAATGCTGCAGGTAGGAACTAACAATTCTGATACAAACAAAATAGTTTAAATCATATTAGTAGCTTCATCAATTACAGTCAGAGTTTCCTCTTTAATCTAAATGCTGTAAGTACGAAAAATTTTAACACAAATATACAGTTTAAATCATTTTAGCAGTGGATTATTAACTAGCTTACATAAATGCCCAGTATagatatacataataaaaattcCAAGCACATACAGCATGAAAATAACAAATGTTGTAGAATAATCAAACCAGCAAATGTGTGAAAGAATCAATTTCTAAGCCATTACATATACATGTGCAAATGCAAAACACTTGATTCTTAGAAACATAATGCAAAAGGTTTGGTGAGGAACTTCTTGAACTTCCAAAGAATCAAAGTATAAGCAGTCAATAAATTCCTTCACCTCTATAtaaactcaaaatcaaaatttgaggATATATAAGAAAAGGCAGAACTTCAGAATCAGATCCTTCTGAGAATCtaatataacttgatataaaaagtaattTCCATGGCAAGCAAATCCGCATTTAATTTGCAGAATGAGGGCAAAAGTTCTGGTGAGGTTTGGTGCTTTGGCATAGCAGACGAGTTCCAATTCTAATAAATTATGTTCACCAATCTTAATTCAGTAGAAGTAAAATGTAGTAAGAATACACACCCGTAACTAGCAGTCTGAGATATAGGTATTTTGTCAATATGAGTAAGTTGATTTGCCCTTTGTGTTGCTTCATACGCCTGTTCACCAATTTAAACACAGAATGATGTTGAATACCAATACAATGCAGCATTAAAGAAACTATCTACCAAGCaatgaaagaataaaaaagCCATGCATGCAAAGCTATCAGTTATCACGCTTGGTATTACTGATTACTTATCACAGTTGGCtcatgtttaataaaaaatgcAAGATCTACCATTCACGGATTAAAAGTTCTAAATGATTTGCAGAA
It encodes:
- the LOC122607638 gene encoding ran-binding protein M homolog yields the protein MKMENNDSEQQQQDVVGLYFLELWRLNSKKASLKLQDFNHQNPPQNVDDDDMEFDDDDDESVPTELDTVNSSGGFSIVLPDKLTVKYPSVNLHGHDVGVVQANYPAPIKRLVYYFELHVNNAGAKGQVAIGFTTHGFNLRRQPGWEANSFGYHGDDGYLYRGQGKGEAFGPTYSTGDTVGGGINYASQEFFFTKNGHVVGTVRKDVKGRVYPTIAVHSQNEEVTVNFGKDPFIFDIKAYEATQRANQLTHIDKIPISQTASYGIVSSYLQHYGYEETLTVFDEATKASVPPITYQNNGLNEHNMYALNHRKILRQLIRDGQIDDALGKLREWYPSTIQEDTSAICLMLHCQKFIELVRVGSLGEALDYGRTGFEKFYKVKEYEDFLMDCAALLAYEEPIKSPTGYLLEDSQRENVADAVNAMILSTNPILKDKRSCLHSYLERLLRQLTACYLEKRLLNGNQGEAFHLRRVLLAKNP